The window CGGCCGGGGTGAACGGCCGCAGCGTGGCGTAGGCGCCGAGCAGCGCGCGCGCGCACGGCGCGTCGAGGCTGCCGTCGGCCTCCGAGCACCAGTCGTTCACGGCGATCGCCAGGTCGTAGAGCATGGGACCGGCGCAGGCGTTGTAGAAGTCGATCACCCCGGACAGGTGGTTGCCGTCGAACAGCACGTTATCGCGGAACAGGTCGGCATGCAGGTTGGCGCGCGGCAGGGCGAGGATCTGCGCGTGGCGGCTGGCGATTTCCGCCAGCGCCGCGCGCAGCAACGGCACCTCGGCGTCGGTCAGCTGCAGGGCCAGGCTCGGGCCTTCGGCGAGCATCCAGTCGAGGCCGCGATCGCTGCGGCGTTCGAGGATGCGCGAGCGGGTCGCCAGGTGCAGGCGCGCCAGCAGCGTGCCGACTTCGGCGCAGTGATGGGTGTTGGCATAGGTGACGTGCTTGCCGGGCAGCCGTGGTTGCAGCAGCGCCGGTTTCTCCGCCAGGCTGCGCAAGGCCTCGCCCGTGCTGGTGCGCAGGGCGTAGGGCACCGGCAGCTCGGCGGCGTGCAGTACGTCGAGCAGTTCGAGGAAGAACGGCAGGTCCTGGCGCGGGCCGCGCTCGACCAGGGT is drawn from Pseudomonas cavernae and contains these coding sequences:
- a CDS encoding homoserine kinase; translated protein: MSVFTPLERHELEAFLAPYGLGRLKDFQGIAAGSENSNFFVSLEQGEYVLTLVERGPRQDLPFFLELLDVLHAAELPVPYALRTSTGEALRSLAEKPALLQPRLPGKHVTYANTHHCAEVGTLLARLHLATRSRILERRSDRGLDWMLAEGPSLALQLTDAEVPLLRAALAEIASRHAQILALPRANLHADLFRDNVLFDGNHLSGVIDFYNACAGPMLYDLAIAVNDWCSEADGSLDAPCARALLGAYATLRPFTPAEAELWPTLLRVACVRFWLSRLIAAEAFAGQAVLIKDPGEYRQQLTQRQRNSVPLPFAL